A genomic region of Pelodiscus sinensis isolate JC-2024 chromosome 1, ASM4963464v1, whole genome shotgun sequence contains the following coding sequences:
- the BTLA gene encoding B- and T-lymphocyte attenuator isoform X1 — MKTPPGMQANRTVLHILLLVLSLGNCKGDEHVTTNCTTELQVIRGYKFQSKSGDSLTITCPVKYCTEKPTMTWCKIKGQECLRLNDGPTKNATWIQQNVFSLKFTLIHQNDSGLYRCRATVGGVSSESHAVVVIVSEVATDAPTNPPTKDFSATTNVTGDPQRREDHNKKWIIYILSSLGGLCLFILICLCLFCCLRRHQVKPKTTLVTSQQEMNMVHRVTGSQCHNDRLPPTPCEESALYYCSMASQQQPANDSTIYDKHIPHWNSSRAAAGTTCESTTVGPYQPSPESHDVLVYASLNHSAMIEKLPKKEPDVKIELTEYATICVKK; from the exons ATGAAGACTCCTCCAGGCATGCAGGCGAATAGAACTGTTCTACACATCCTTCTTTTGGTGTTATCGCTGGGTAACTGTAAGGGTGATG AGCATGTGACTACGAACTGTACTACTGAACTTCAGGTTATAAGAGGTTACAAATTCCAGAGCAAATCTGGGGACTCCCTCACTATAACGTGTCCCGTGAAGTACTGCACAGAAAAGCCAACCATGACCTGGTGCAAGATAAAGGGGCAAGAATGCTTACGTCTCAATGATGGGCCAACAAAAAATGCAACCTGGATACAACAGAATGTGTTTTCTCTGAAATTTACACTGATTCATCAGAACGACAGTGGATTGTACCGTTGCCGAGCTACTGTGGGTGGTGTCAGCAGTGAGAGTCATGCAGTAGTAGTTATTGTTTCAG AAGTGGCTACAGATGCCCCCACAAATCCACCAACAA AGGACTTTTCAGCTACCACTAATGTCACAGGAGATCCTCAACGACGTGAAGACCACAATAAGAAGTGGATTATTTATATCCTATCATCTCTGGGAGGATTGTGCCTCTTCATCCTTATCTGCTTATGCCTGTTTTGTTGTCTGCGCAGGCACCAAG tGAAACCCAAGACGACCCTAGTAACCTCACAGCAGGAAATGAACATG GTCCACAGGGTTACAGGTTCTCAATGCCACAACGACaggctcccacccaccccctgtgAAGAATCTGCACTTTACTATTGCTCCATGgctagccagcagcagccagcgaaTGACAGCACCATTTATGATAAGCATATCCCACACTGGAACAGTAGCAGGGCCGCAGCAGGCACCACCTGCGAGAGTACTACTGTTGGTCCCTACCAGCCCTCGCCGGAGAGCCATGATGTCCTTGTTTATGCTTCACTAAACCATTCTGCTATGATAGAAAAGCTCCCGAAAAAGGAGCCGGATGTGAAAATCGAACTTACAGAATATGCCACaatttgtgtgaagaaatag
- the BTLA gene encoding B- and T-lymphocyte attenuator isoform X2: MKTPPGMQANRTVLHILLLVLSLGNCKGDEHVTTNCTTELQVIRGYKFQSKSGDSLTITCPVKYCTEKPTMTWCKIKGQECLRLNDGPTKNATWIQQNVFSLKFTLIHQNDSGLYRCRATVGGVSSESHAVVVIVSEVATDAPTNPPTTTTNVTGDPQRREDHNKKWIIYILSSLGGLCLFILICLCLFCCLRRHQVKPKTTLVTSQQEMNMVHRVTGSQCHNDRLPPTPCEESALYYCSMASQQQPANDSTIYDKHIPHWNSSRAAAGTTCESTTVGPYQPSPESHDVLVYASLNHSAMIEKLPKKEPDVKIELTEYATICVKK; encoded by the exons ATGAAGACTCCTCCAGGCATGCAGGCGAATAGAACTGTTCTACACATCCTTCTTTTGGTGTTATCGCTGGGTAACTGTAAGGGTGATG AGCATGTGACTACGAACTGTACTACTGAACTTCAGGTTATAAGAGGTTACAAATTCCAGAGCAAATCTGGGGACTCCCTCACTATAACGTGTCCCGTGAAGTACTGCACAGAAAAGCCAACCATGACCTGGTGCAAGATAAAGGGGCAAGAATGCTTACGTCTCAATGATGGGCCAACAAAAAATGCAACCTGGATACAACAGAATGTGTTTTCTCTGAAATTTACACTGATTCATCAGAACGACAGTGGATTGTACCGTTGCCGAGCTACTGTGGGTGGTGTCAGCAGTGAGAGTCATGCAGTAGTAGTTATTGTTTCAG AAGTGGCTACAGATGCCCCCACAAATCCACCAACAA CTACCACTAATGTCACAGGAGATCCTCAACGACGTGAAGACCACAATAAGAAGTGGATTATTTATATCCTATCATCTCTGGGAGGATTGTGCCTCTTCATCCTTATCTGCTTATGCCTGTTTTGTTGTCTGCGCAGGCACCAAG tGAAACCCAAGACGACCCTAGTAACCTCACAGCAGGAAATGAACATG GTCCACAGGGTTACAGGTTCTCAATGCCACAACGACaggctcccacccaccccctgtgAAGAATCTGCACTTTACTATTGCTCCATGgctagccagcagcagccagcgaaTGACAGCACCATTTATGATAAGCATATCCCACACTGGAACAGTAGCAGGGCCGCAGCAGGCACCACCTGCGAGAGTACTACTGTTGGTCCCTACCAGCCCTCGCCGGAGAGCCATGATGTCCTTGTTTATGCTTCACTAAACCATTCTGCTATGATAGAAAAGCTCCCGAAAAAGGAGCCGGATGTGAAAATCGAACTTACAGAATATGCCACaatttgtgtgaagaaatag